From Candidatus Nitricoxidivorans perseverans, the proteins below share one genomic window:
- the plsX gene encoding phosphate acyltransferase PlsX produces the protein MAITIAVDCMGGDHGPSVTVPAVVDFLRRNPDCATLLVGREEDLRPHLRSMPGNALAEFGERLRIRHASETVEMHEPVASALRNKKDSSMRVAADLVKEGVADAAVSAGNTGALMAISRFVLKTLPGIDRPAIAGILPTVKGHTYVLDLGANVDCQPEHLLQFGIMGAMLVSALEHRDYSNSGPSVGLLNIGEEDIKGNEIVKRAAELLKESGLNFHGNIEGDDIYRGVTDVVVCDGFVGNAVLKASEGLAQMIAGALKEEFSRNIFTKMTALAALPVIKAFRRRFDHRSYNGAGLLGLRGIVFKSHGSADAYAFRCALERAAEAARKRLPEKIAARLAQSIPVAA, from the coding sequence ATGGCAATTACCATTGCGGTGGATTGCATGGGCGGCGACCACGGCCCGTCGGTCACCGTTCCCGCCGTTGTCGATTTCCTCCGGCGCAATCCGGATTGCGCCACGCTTCTGGTCGGCCGTGAAGAAGATCTGCGCCCCCATTTGCGTTCGATGCCCGGCAACGCGCTGGCGGAATTCGGGGAGCGCCTGCGAATCCGTCACGCCAGCGAAACCGTGGAAATGCACGAGCCGGTGGCATCGGCCCTCCGCAACAAGAAGGATTCCTCCATGCGCGTCGCCGCCGACCTCGTGAAGGAAGGCGTGGCCGACGCCGCCGTTTCCGCCGGCAACACCGGCGCGCTGATGGCTATTTCCCGTTTCGTGCTGAAGACCTTGCCCGGCATCGACCGGCCGGCCATCGCCGGCATCCTGCCGACCGTCAAGGGACATACCTATGTGCTGGATTTGGGCGCCAACGTCGACTGCCAGCCGGAGCATCTGCTCCAGTTTGGTATCATGGGCGCCATGCTCGTATCCGCCCTCGAACACCGGGATTATTCGAACAGCGGCCCAAGCGTCGGCCTGCTCAACATCGGTGAAGAGGACATCAAGGGAAACGAGATCGTCAAGCGCGCCGCCGAACTGCTCAAGGAGAGCGGCCTCAATTTCCACGGCAACATCGAGGGCGACGATATTTACAGGGGGGTCACCGACGTGGTGGTTTGCGACGGCTTTGTCGGCAATGCGGTGCTCAAGGCGTCCGAGGGTTTGGCGCAGATGATTGCCGGTGCCCTCAAGGAGGAGTTCTCCCGCAATATTTTCACGAAGATGACCGCGCTGGCGGCGCTGCCGGTCATCAAGGCATTCAGGCGCCGCTTCGACCACCGCAGCTACAACGGGGCGGGGCTTCTCGGCCTCCGGGGTATCGTTTTCAAGAGTCATGGCTCGGCCGACGCCTATGCCTTCCGCTGCGCGCTTGAACGCGCCGCGGAAGCGGCCCGCAAACGCCTGCCCGAGAAAATCGCCGCACGGCTGGCGCAATCGATCCCCGTGGCCGCATGA
- the rpmF gene encoding 50S ribosomal protein L32, protein MAVQQNKKSPSKRGMHRAHDFLTNPPLAVEPTTGEVHLRHHVSPSGVYRGKKVLKAKGE, encoded by the coding sequence ATGGCTGTTCAGCAGAACAAGAAGTCTCCCTCTAAGCGCGGCATGCACCGCGCCCATGACTTTCTGACCAACCCCCCGCTGGCCGTCGAGCCGACCACGGGCGAGGTGCACCTGCGCCACCACGTGTCCCCCTCCGGCGTCTATCGGGGCAAGAAGGTCCTCAAGGCCAAGGGCGAGTAA
- a CDS encoding DUF177 domain-containing protein, which yields MIDSLEFTREGGRLEGNAPVGAFPRLADVLVDDNGSMRGSLHWELTGERQDGGRHTLTLRLQGNLSLRCQRCLETVIWPVDLESRLLLVPPGEEWPDDELADDRSDAIEADKALALLPLVEEEVLLALPIAPRHENCRPPAAFDEREPSPFAVLAKFRKGV from the coding sequence GTGATCGACAGCCTGGAGTTCACCCGCGAGGGTGGTCGGCTGGAAGGAAATGCGCCTGTCGGGGCATTCCCGAGGCTGGCGGATGTTCTTGTCGATGACAATGGCTCAATGCGTGGTTCGCTGCACTGGGAATTGACGGGCGAACGGCAGGACGGCGGACGGCATACCCTGACATTGCGGCTGCAAGGAAACTTGAGCCTGCGCTGTCAGCGGTGCCTGGAAACGGTGATCTGGCCAGTCGACCTGGAAAGCCGGCTGCTGCTGGTGCCGCCGGGCGAGGAATGGCCGGACGACGAGTTGGCGGACGACCGGTCCGACGCCATCGAGGCCGACAAGGCGCTGGCCTTGTTGCCGCTGGTCGAGGAGGAAGTGCTTCTTGCGCTGCCCATCGCCCCGCGACACGAGAATTGCCGGCCGCCGGCGGCGTTTGATGAACGCGAGCCATCGCCTTTTGCGGTGCTGGCAAAGTTTAGAAAAGGAGTTTGA
- a CDS encoding Maf family nucleotide pyrophosphatase produces the protein MPRLILASTSPFRRELLARLQIPFEAVAPDADESALPGESPAATAERLAVIKARAVAGRFPDALIIGSDQVAFLGEARFGKPGTRENAAAQLWAMSGKTVIFHTGLCLLNAATGRTHLRGVPTEVRFRELSDAEIARYLDREDALNCAGSAKSEGLGIALLESLRGDDPNALVGLPLIALAGMLRAEGVELP, from the coding sequence ATGCCTCGCCTGATTCTTGCCTCGACTTCCCCCTTCCGTCGCGAACTGCTCGCCCGCCTGCAAATCCCCTTCGAAGCCGTGGCGCCGGATGCCGACGAGTCGGCGCTTCCCGGCGAATCCCCGGCCGCCACGGCCGAGCGCCTGGCGGTGATCAAGGCCCGCGCGGTCGCCGGCCGCTTCCCCGACGCCCTGATCATCGGCTCGGACCAGGTGGCCTTCCTGGGGGAGGCCCGCTTCGGCAAACCGGGCACCCGTGAAAACGCCGCCGCCCAGCTGTGGGCCATGAGCGGCAAGACCGTGATTTTCCATACCGGCCTGTGCCTGCTGAACGCCGCCACCGGCCGCACCCATCTGCGCGGCGTGCCGACCGAGGTGCGGTTTCGCGAGCTCTCGGATGCCGAGATCGCCCGCTATCTGGACAGGGAAGACGCCCTCAACTGCGCCGGCAGCGCGAAATCGGAAGGGCTGGGCATCGCCCTGCTCGAAAGCCTGCGCGGCGACGATCCCAACGCCCTGGTCGGCCTGCCGCTGATCGCGCTCGCCGGCATGCTGCGGGCCGAGGGCGTCGAACTGCCCTGA
- a CDS encoding SAM-dependent methyltransferase translates to MPGALHLIPSSLGEIPWPTYLPAETRDAACRLKRFIAENAKTARAELKRLGHPMPLREIAIEQLPEKLSPADIERLLAPLTAGHDVGLMSEAGCPGVADPGAPLVRRAHELCIPVKPLVGPSSLLLALMASGLEGQRFAFHGYLPAREPERSKRIAELEKESARRHETQIFIEAPYRNEALFKALLAALGEKTRLCIAADLTLPGETIATRTVGEWRRLPAPGIDRRPTVFLLLRTT, encoded by the coding sequence ATGCCCGGCGCGCTCCACCTGATCCCTTCGTCGCTCGGTGAAATTCCCTGGCCGACGTACCTGCCGGCCGAAACGCGGGATGCCGCCTGCCGGCTGAAGCGATTCATCGCCGAAAACGCAAAGACCGCCCGCGCCGAACTGAAGCGGCTCGGCCATCCCATGCCCCTGCGTGAGATCGCCATCGAACAACTGCCGGAAAAACTGTCGCCGGCCGATATCGAGCGGCTGCTGGCGCCGCTGACCGCTGGCCACGACGTCGGGTTAATGTCCGAGGCAGGCTGTCCCGGCGTCGCCGATCCCGGCGCGCCGCTCGTGCGCCGCGCCCACGAACTCTGCATCCCGGTAAAGCCGCTGGTCGGCCCCTCCTCCCTGCTGCTGGCGCTCATGGCCTCCGGGCTGGAGGGCCAGCGCTTCGCCTTCCACGGCTATCTGCCCGCGCGCGAACCGGAAAGAAGCAAACGAATTGCGGAACTGGAAAAGGAATCGGCGCGGCGGCACGAAACGCAGATATTCATCGAGGCGCCCTACCGCAACGAAGCGCTCTTCAAGGCGCTGCTGGCGGCCTTGGGGGAGAAGACGCGGCTGTGCATCGCGGCCGACCTCACGCTGCCGGGCGAGACGATCGCCACGCGCACGGTCGGCGAATGGCGGCGGCTGCCGGCACCCGGTATCGACCGCCGGCCGACGGTCTTCCTGCTTCTCAGGACAACTTAG
- a CDS encoding c-type cytochrome: MKKTILMVAAGSALAMMMNGAVAGKDQTGAEVVKAVCAKCHADGRDGAPKIGNTADWGKRMTQGIKTLAGHAVRGYRGMPAHGGESSLTDLEVTRAIIYMIIPKSEAHATLNKAMINAEISGKDLYGKRCGSCHATGKEGAPKSDDYQAWGARIAQKGVDGLTESAINGHNKMPSRGGLASVSDAEVKSAIEYMISMASSKFAKKQMESPR, translated from the coding sequence ATGAAGAAAACTATTCTGATGGTCGCGGCTGGTTCCGCGCTCGCAATGATGATGAACGGAGCGGTTGCCGGGAAAGATCAGACAGGCGCCGAAGTCGTCAAGGCCGTGTGCGCCAAGTGCCATGCCGATGGGCGGGATGGAGCGCCAAAAATCGGCAATACCGCGGACTGGGGCAAGAGGATGACTCAAGGAATAAAGACTCTCGCTGGTCACGCCGTGCGTGGTTACCGTGGAATGCCCGCGCACGGCGGGGAAAGCTCCCTGACTGATCTCGAGGTTACGCGGGCCATCATTTACATGATCATTCCAAAGAGCGAAGCCCATGCCACCCTGAACAAAGCCATGATCAATGCGGAAATCAGCGGAAAAGATCTCTATGGCAAGCGTTGCGGTTCATGTCACGCCACGGGCAAGGAGGGCGCGCCGAAGAGCGACGACTATCAGGCATGGGGGGCGCGGATAGCGCAGAAAGGTGTTGATGGCTTGACCGAAAGCGCCATCAACGGCCACAACAAGATGCCATCCCGCGGCGGACTCGCCTCGGTGAGCGATGCGGAAGTCAAGTCGGCGATCGAATACATGATCTCGATGGCGTCATCGAAATTCGCCAAGAAGCAGATGGAGTCTCCTCGTTAA
- a CDS encoding S49 family peptidase — protein MPESNDPGWERKIIEKLALETLVEQRRRRRWGIFFKLLGFGCLALLFTMLGDWSDTADLVERKRHTALIEITGVIQARGDGSAENVIGALQGAFESKGAAGIILRINSPGGSPVQAGIINDEIRRLRGKHPDKPLYAVVEDICASGGYYVAAAADRIYVDKASIVGSIGVLMDGFGFTGSMDKLGVERRLLTAGENKGFLDPFSPQNAQHKAHAQQMLEEIHQQFIDVVRKGRGKRLRETPEMFSGLMWSGAKSIELGLVDGYGTIDSVARDVIKAEDVRDYTVRQNFAEKFARQFGADMAEGMANAFSRFTLR, from the coding sequence GTGCCCGAATCCAACGACCCCGGCTGGGAACGCAAGATCATCGAGAAGCTTGCCCTGGAGACGCTCGTCGAACAGCGCCGCCGCCGGCGCTGGGGCATCTTCTTCAAGCTGCTGGGCTTCGGCTGCCTTGCGCTGCTGTTCACGATGCTGGGCGACTGGAGCGATACGGCCGACCTGGTGGAGAGAAAGAGACATACCGCCCTGATCGAAATCACCGGCGTGATCCAGGCCCGGGGCGACGGATCGGCCGAGAACGTCATCGGCGCCCTGCAGGGCGCCTTTGAGAGCAAGGGCGCGGCCGGCATCATCCTGCGCATCAACAGCCCGGGCGGCAGCCCGGTGCAGGCGGGTATCATCAACGACGAGATCCGGCGCCTTCGCGGCAAGCACCCCGACAAGCCCCTGTACGCGGTGGTGGAGGATATCTGCGCCTCGGGCGGCTACTATGTGGCGGCTGCTGCTGACAGGATTTACGTGGACAAGGCCAGTATCGTCGGTTCCATCGGCGTGCTGATGGACGGTTTCGGCTTTACCGGCTCCATGGATAAGCTGGGGGTCGAACGGCGTCTGCTGACCGCCGGCGAGAACAAGGGATTCCTCGACCCCTTCTCGCCCCAGAACGCGCAGCACAAGGCCCACGCCCAGCAGATGCTCGAGGAAATCCACCAGCAGTTCATCGACGTGGTGCGCAAGGGGCGCGGCAAGCGGCTGAGGGAAACCCCGGAAATGTTCTCCGGTCTGATGTGGTCCGGCGCGAAGAGCATCGAGCTGGGCCTGGTCGACGGCTACGGCACGATCGATTCGGTGGCGCGCGACGTCATCAAGGCCGAGGATGTTCGCGATTACACCGTCAGGCAGAACTTTGCCGAAAAGTTCGCCCGGCAGTTCGGCGCCGACATGGCGGAGGGGATGGCCAACGCCTTCTCGCGGTTCACCCTCCGCTGA
- a CDS encoding HAD-IA family hydrolase, whose amino-acid sequence MAKRFDLIVFDWDGTLMDSAGAIVASVQAAAVDLGLAPPSDERARHIIGLGLEEALRYALPDLPETQYDDLVDRYRHHYLSRDHELELFEGASELVLELGEAGYFLGIATGKSRKGLDRALAGSGIGGLFHATRCADECHSKPHPQMLEELMDEFAVPPALTLMIGDTTHDLLMARNAGVPAVAAAYGAHPPVALAAEAPLHLARDIGDLRQWLSANA is encoded by the coding sequence ATGGCGAAGCGCTTTGATCTGATCGTGTTCGACTGGGACGGTACGCTGATGGATTCGGCGGGGGCCATCGTCGCCAGCGTGCAGGCGGCGGCGGTCGACCTGGGGCTGGCGCCGCCTTCGGACGAGCGTGCGCGCCACATCATCGGCCTAGGCCTGGAAGAGGCCCTGCGCTACGCGCTGCCGGACCTGCCGGAAACGCAATACGACGATCTGGTCGATCGCTATCGTCATCACTACTTGTCCCGCGATCACGAGCTGGAACTGTTCGAAGGCGCCAGCGAACTCGTGCTGGAGCTGGGCGAGGCCGGCTATTTCCTCGGCATCGCCACGGGCAAGTCGCGCAAGGGCCTCGACCGGGCGCTGGCCGGCAGCGGCATCGGCGGGCTTTTCCATGCCACCCGCTGCGCCGACGAGTGCCATTCCAAGCCTCACCCGCAGATGCTGGAAGAGCTGATGGACGAATTCGCCGTCCCGCCGGCGCTGACTTTGATGATCGGCGACACGACCCACGATCTCCTGATGGCAAGGAACGCCGGCGTGCCGGCGGTGGCCGCCGCCTACGGGGCGCATCCGCCCGTGGCCCTGGCGGCTGAGGCGCCGCTGCATCTGGCGCGCGATATAGGTGATCTGCGACAATGGTTGTCCGCGAACGCATGA
- a CDS encoding RluA family pseudouridine synthase, translating into MKDLSKDSATLLEVGDGAAGQRIDNFLLRLAKGVPKSHVYRILRSGEVRVNKGRVGADCRLKPGDVVRVPPIRTSRVADRLAEPVVPAREFALVFEDEALAIIDKPAGVAVHGGSGVSFGVIEQLRRARPQAKFLELAHRLDRETSGLLIVAKKRSALTRLHDLFRDGGIAKRYLALVRGRWTNPMQHVKLPLHKYLNADGERRVAVSRDGKTAHSVVRLVARWENFSLVEVELKTGRTHQIRVHLAHLGFPIAGDEKYGDYSLNRNLQKTGLKRMFLHAARLSLPHPLAGPPLELEAPLPPELRDFLKRLDANETRTYGEAL; encoded by the coding sequence ATGAAGGACTTGAGCAAAGATTCCGCAACATTGCTCGAAGTGGGCGATGGGGCGGCCGGCCAGCGCATCGACAATTTCCTGCTCCGGCTGGCCAAGGGTGTGCCCAAAAGCCACGTCTATCGCATCCTCAGGAGCGGCGAGGTGCGGGTCAACAAGGGGCGGGTCGGCGCGGACTGCCGCCTGAAACCCGGCGACGTGGTGCGGGTGCCGCCCATACGAACCTCGCGCGTGGCGGACCGGCTTGCCGAGCCCGTCGTGCCGGCACGCGAGTTCGCCCTCGTCTTCGAGGATGAGGCGCTCGCCATCATCGACAAGCCGGCCGGCGTGGCGGTGCATGGCGGGAGCGGAGTTTCCTTCGGCGTGATCGAGCAACTCCGCCGCGCGCGGCCGCAGGCGAAGTTCCTCGAACTGGCCCACCGGCTCGACCGGGAAACCTCCGGCCTCCTGATCGTCGCAAAGAAACGCTCGGCGCTCACCCGCCTGCACGACCTGTTCCGGGACGGGGGGATCGCCAAGCGCTACCTCGCGCTGGTCCGGGGGCGCTGGACGAATCCCATGCAGCACGTGAAGCTGCCGCTGCACAAGTATCTGAACGCCGATGGCGAACGTCGCGTGGCCGTGTCGCGCGATGGCAAGACGGCGCACAGCGTCGTGCGGCTGGTGGCGCGCTGGGAGAACTTCAGCCTAGTCGAGGTGGAGCTGAAGACCGGCCGCACCCACCAGATCCGCGTGCATCTGGCGCATCTCGGCTTTCCAATCGCCGGCGACGAAAAGTACGGAGACTATTCCCTGAACCGGAACTTGCAGAAGACCGGGCTGAAACGCATGTTCCTGCACGCGGCCAGGCTGAGCTTGCCGCACCCGCTCGCCGGACCACCCCTGGAACTCGAGGCGCCGCTGCCGCCGGAGCTGCGGGATTTCCTGAAACGACTGGATGCCAACGAAACGAGAACTTATGGCGAAGCGCTTTGA
- a CDS encoding Rne/Rng family ribonuclease translates to MKRMLFNATQAEELRVAIVDGQKLIDLDIESAAKEQRKSNIYKAVITRIEPSLEAAFVDYGAERHGFLPFKEVSRACFKQGIDAGKARIQDALSVGQELIVQVEKDERGNKGAALTTFISLAGRYLVLMPNNPRGGGVSRRVEGEDRQELREVMDRLEVPGGASLIARTAGIGRTYEELQWDLNYLLQLWGAIEGAAKSQSGAFLIYQESSLVIRAIRDYFHADIGEILIDTDEIYEQAQQFMAHVMPGNLARVKRYRDDVPLFSRFQIEHQIESAYSRQVNLPSGGAVVIDHTEALVSVDVNSGRATKGSDIEETALRTNLEAADEVARQLRLRDLGGLIVIDFIDMESARNQREVENRLRDALHFDRARVQTGKISRFGLLELSRQRLRPALAETSYITCPRCTGTGHIRSTESAALHILRILEEEAMKENTGAIHCQVPVDVATFLLNEKRVDIAKIEVRHRINLVIVPNRHLETPQHEIVRLRHDQLNAEDLAIPSYQMAEKAAEEAYQPPSAQIESKAARQEAAVKGITPEQPAPIVEPRPQAAQATRNEAKEGPSIIARIFSFFRGNKAAQEPQPEPKSGRTGRRERGERGARGEDRNDNRRGRNRKEGRENRDEPRREPGERTPRGERSGQRGGERGRQREEQQAEPVQKEGRRQRSREERPAEPRPPRTPRLESMTEAVAEEPASSTSVTEGNAPQTEAQGEGRRRGRRGRGGRGGERRSEESVSAPVETTEAVVVEPVMPKPMPWPVPMPVAAVEEVAAPAVAPPAEEPVAEPAPAPEAPKPAPAAMPPVDLQQAGLVMIETSAEKSNAVSEIVVSSQPLGRKPRPAVVIASEPLQMVETKQD, encoded by the coding sequence ATGAAACGCATGCTGTTCAATGCGACGCAGGCCGAGGAACTCCGCGTCGCGATCGTCGATGGTCAGAAACTGATCGATCTCGACATCGAATCGGCCGCCAAGGAACAACGCAAAAGCAATATCTACAAAGCGGTCATCACCCGCATCGAGCCCAGCCTCGAAGCCGCCTTCGTCGATTACGGCGCCGAGCGCCATGGCTTTCTGCCTTTCAAGGAAGTTTCCCGTGCCTGTTTCAAGCAGGGCATCGATGCCGGCAAGGCGCGCATCCAGGATGCGTTGTCCGTCGGCCAGGAGCTGATCGTCCAGGTCGAAAAGGACGAGCGCGGCAACAAGGGCGCGGCGCTGACCACCTTTATCTCGCTGGCCGGCCGCTATCTTGTCCTGATGCCCAACAACCCGCGCGGCGGCGGCGTTTCGCGCCGCGTCGAGGGCGAGGATCGTCAGGAACTGCGCGAGGTCATGGACCGGCTGGAAGTACCCGGAGGCGCCAGCCTGATCGCCCGCACGGCCGGCATCGGCCGCACTTATGAAGAACTCCAGTGGGACCTCAACTACCTGCTCCAGCTGTGGGGTGCCATCGAGGGCGCCGCCAAGTCGCAGAGCGGCGCCTTCCTGATCTATCAGGAATCCAGCCTGGTCATCCGCGCCATCCGCGATTATTTCCACGCGGACATCGGCGAAATTCTGATCGACACGGACGAAATCTACGAACAGGCCCAGCAATTCATGGCCCACGTCATGCCGGGTAACCTGGCGCGCGTCAAGCGCTACCGGGACGACGTGCCCCTGTTCTCGCGCTTCCAGATCGAACACCAGATCGAATCGGCCTACTCGCGCCAGGTCAATCTTCCCTCCGGCGGCGCCGTGGTCATCGATCATACCGAGGCCCTGGTCTCGGTGGACGTCAACTCCGGTCGCGCCACCAAGGGTTCCGACATCGAGGAAACCGCGTTGCGCACCAACCTCGAAGCCGCCGATGAAGTTGCCCGCCAGCTTCGCCTGCGCGACCTGGGCGGCCTGATCGTCATCGACTTCATCGACATGGAATCGGCGCGCAACCAGCGCGAGGTCGAGAACCGCCTGCGCGACGCGCTCCATTTCGACCGCGCCCGCGTCCAGACGGGCAAGATTTCACGCTTCGGCCTGCTGGAACTTTCCCGCCAGCGCCTGCGCCCGGCGCTCGCCGAGACCAGCTACATCACCTGCCCCCGCTGCACGGGCACGGGCCACATCCGCTCGACCGAATCGGCGGCGCTGCACATCCTGCGCATCCTCGAGGAAGAGGCGATGAAGGAAAACACCGGCGCCATCCATTGCCAGGTTCCGGTCGATGTCGCCACTTTCCTGCTCAACGAGAAGCGCGTCGATATCGCCAAGATCGAAGTGCGCCACCGCATCAACCTGGTCATCGTGCCCAACCGGCACCTGGAAACGCCCCAGCACGAAATCGTCCGCCTGCGCCACGATCAGCTGAACGCCGAGGACCTCGCGATTCCGAGCTACCAGATGGCCGAGAAGGCCGCCGAGGAGGCCTATCAGCCGCCCTCCGCCCAGATCGAATCGAAGGCGGCCCGGCAGGAAGCCGCCGTCAAGGGCATCACGCCCGAACAACCGGCGCCCATCGTCGAGCCCAGGCCCCAGGCCGCGCAAGCCACCCGGAACGAAGCGAAGGAAGGGCCGAGCATCATCGCCAGGATATTCTCCTTCTTCCGCGGCAATAAGGCGGCGCAGGAACCCCAGCCGGAGCCGAAATCCGGCAGGACCGGCCGCCGCGAGCGCGGCGAGCGGGGCGCCCGTGGCGAAGATCGCAACGACAACCGCCGCGGCCGCAACCGCAAGGAAGGCCGCGAGAATCGCGACGAGCCGCGCCGCGAGCCGGGAGAACGCACCCCTCGCGGGGAACGGAGCGGTCAACGCGGCGGCGAACGCGGAAGGCAGCGGGAAGAGCAACAGGCCGAACCCGTCCAGAAGGAAGGACGCCGCCAGCGTAGCCGCGAAGAGCGTCCGGCCGAGCCGCGCCCGCCCAGGACGCCCCGCCTGGAATCGATGACGGAGGCCGTCGCCGAAGAACCGGCATCTTCGACGTCCGTGACCGAAGGAAACGCGCCCCAGACGGAAGCCCAGGGAGAAGGCCGCCGTCGCGGTCGCCGCGGCCGTGGCGGTCGTGGCGGTGAGCGGCGTTCCGAGGAAAGCGTATCCGCGCCCGTGGAAACGACAGAAGCCGTCGTCGTCGAACCCGTCATGCCGAAGCCCATGCCCTGGCCTGTGCCCATGCCTGTCGCCGCCGTCGAAGAAGTCGCAGCGCCGGCGGTGGCGCCTCCTGCCGAAGAACCCGTTGCGGAGCCCGCGCCGGCACCGGAAGCGCCGAAGCCGGCGCCGGCGGCCATGCCTCCCGTCGACCTTCAGCAGGCCGGGCTGGTGATGATCGAGACAAGCGCCGAGAAATCCAACGCGGTTTCTGAAATCGTCGTTTCGTCCCAGCCGCTCGGCCGCAAGCCGAGGCCGGCGGTCGTGATTGCCAGCGAGCCGCTGCAAATGGTGGAAACGAAGCAAGACTGA
- a CDS encoding low molecular weight phosphotyrosine protein phosphatase — translation MRVLFVCMGNICRSPMAEGVVRTLIERAGLIGRVELDSAGTHDWHAGAPPDRRAQNAAARRGYDLSGLRARRVAASDFVRFDHILAMDRDNLALLREACPEEHRRKLGLFLDHAENFDEEEIPDPYYGGIDGFERVLDMVEDAARGLITAVRAK, via the coding sequence ATGAGAGTTCTATTTGTCTGCATGGGCAACATATGCAGATCCCCGATGGCGGAGGGCGTTGTCCGCACGCTGATCGAGCGGGCCGGGTTGATCGGCCGGGTCGAGCTGGATTCCGCCGGCACCCATGACTGGCATGCCGGCGCCCCTCCCGACCGGCGTGCACAGAATGCTGCCGCCCGGCGGGGCTACGATCTGTCCGGATTGAGGGCTCGACGTGTCGCAGCGTCTGACTTTGTGCGCTTCGACCACATTTTGGCCATGGATCGCGACAACCTGGCCCTGCTGCGGGAGGCCTGCCCGGAGGAGCATCGCCGCAAGCTTGGTTTGTTTCTCGACCATGCGGAGAATTTCGACGAGGAAGAGATTCCGGATCCCTATTACGGGGGCATCGACGGCTTCGAGCGCGTGCTCGACATGGTGGAGGATGCCGCGCGCGGGTTGATCACGGCTGTGCGCGCAAAATGA